The Caproicibacterium lactatifermentans genome contains a region encoding:
- a CDS encoding phosphoglycerate dehydrogenase, translating to MYKIQYLNKISPAGTARFGKEYEAGQDVQDPDAIMVRSASMLDMTFSDKILAIARAGAGVNNIPLDKCSKQGIVVFNTPGANANAVKELVLCGLFLTSRKIVPGIEWCKTLTGSDIPKQIEKGKSQFAGPEISGKKLGVIGLGAIGVLVANAAKSLGMEVYGYDPFLSVDSAWGLSRSVHHARTLDTIWQDCDYITIHVPQTPDTKGMIGEDALSKMKKGVRVLNFARGGLVDTKAMLQAVENGKVAAYATDFPAPEMISNPNIIALPHLGASTPESEENCARMAADELKEYLENGNIRHSVNMPAVSMARDGERICILHRNIPNTISRFSGKLADMGINIENMQSKSRKDYAYTILDVTGEIKPEVAEQLNASEEVIRVRVIR from the coding sequence ATGTATAAAATTCAGTACCTGAATAAGATTTCCCCAGCGGGCACGGCCCGCTTTGGCAAAGAATATGAAGCCGGTCAGGATGTACAGGACCCGGACGCCATTATGGTGCGTTCCGCTTCTATGCTGGATATGACGTTCTCTGATAAAATTTTGGCGATTGCCCGTGCCGGTGCCGGCGTCAACAATATTCCACTGGATAAATGCAGTAAACAGGGTATTGTCGTTTTCAACACACCCGGTGCCAACGCCAATGCTGTAAAAGAGCTGGTGCTGTGCGGCTTGTTTCTCACTTCCCGCAAAATTGTTCCCGGCATTGAATGGTGCAAAACATTGACTGGCAGCGATATTCCCAAACAGATTGAAAAGGGAAAGAGTCAGTTTGCCGGACCGGAAATCAGCGGCAAAAAGCTAGGTGTTATCGGTCTGGGTGCCATCGGCGTACTGGTTGCCAACGCAGCCAAAAGCTTGGGCATGGAAGTGTATGGCTATGACCCGTTCCTGTCGGTAGATTCCGCTTGGGGACTGTCCCGCTCGGTTCACCATGCCCGTACGCTGGACACGATTTGGCAGGACTGCGATTATATTACCATTCATGTTCCGCAGACGCCGGACACCAAGGGCATGATTGGTGAAGACGCCCTTTCTAAAATGAAAAAGGGCGTACGCGTGCTGAACTTTGCGCGCGGCGGTCTGGTGGATACCAAGGCCATGCTGCAGGCCGTGGAAAATGGCAAGGTAGCGGCCTATGCAACGGACTTCCCGGCACCGGAAATGATTAGCAATCCGAATATTATTGCACTGCCGCATTTGGGTGCTTCCACTCCGGAAAGCGAAGAAAACTGTGCCCGTATGGCAGCAGATGAGCTGAAAGAATACCTGGAAAACGGCAACATTCGCCACAGCGTCAATATGCCGGCAGTTTCCATGGCACGCGACGGCGAGCGTATCTGCATTCTGCACCGCAATATTCCCAATACCATCAGCCGCTTTTCCGGAAAGCTGGCGGACATGGGCATTAACATTGAGAATATGCAGTCGAAGTCCCGCAAAGATTACGCCTATACTATTTTGGACGTCACCGGTGAGATTAAGCCGGAAGTGGCGGAACAGCTGAACGCTTCCGAAGAAGTTATCCGTGTACGCGTTATTCGGTAA
- the serC gene encoding 3-phosphoserine/phosphohydroxythreonine transaminase: MKRVYNFSAGPSMLPEEVLRRAGEEILDYQGSGQSVMEMSHRSSLFQGIIDRAESLLRSVMKIPDNYKVLFLQGGASSQFAMVPFNLMNGSHKSDYVLTGQWATKAWKEASRYGQTHVVASSKDKTFTYIPKLDPAAFTPDADYFYICMNNTIYGTVYHDLPQTGKVPLVADISSCICSEPLDISKFGLVFAGAQKNLAPAGLTIVVVRDDLIGHAQEMTPTMMNYKTHTDHGSMFNTPPCWTIYICMLVLEWIQNTIGGLEEMGKRNHKKADLLYSFLDNSKLFHGTVVPEDRSLMNVPFVTDSDELNKKFIKKAEDEGMVNLKGHRTVGGMRASIYNAMPYEGVEKLVSFMEKFEKENR; the protein is encoded by the coding sequence ATGAAACGTGTGTACAACTTTTCTGCAGGTCCTTCCATGCTGCCAGAAGAAGTTCTTCGCCGTGCTGGTGAAGAAATTCTGGATTACCAGGGCAGCGGCCAGTCTGTCATGGAAATGTCACATCGATCTAGTCTGTTCCAGGGCATCATCGACCGTGCAGAGTCCCTCCTGCGCAGCGTTATGAAAATTCCAGATAACTACAAGGTCCTGTTCCTGCAGGGCGGCGCTTCCAGCCAGTTTGCCATGGTGCCGTTTAACTTGATGAATGGTTCCCATAAATCGGACTATGTGCTGACCGGCCAGTGGGCCACCAAAGCGTGGAAAGAAGCTTCCCGCTATGGACAGACTCATGTTGTGGCAAGCAGCAAGGATAAAACATTTACATATATCCCGAAGCTGGACCCTGCTGCCTTTACACCGGACGCGGATTATTTTTATATCTGCATGAACAACACCATTTACGGCACGGTTTATCATGACCTGCCGCAGACTGGAAAGGTGCCGCTGGTAGCGGATATTTCTTCCTGCATCTGCAGCGAGCCGCTGGATATCAGCAAGTTCGGTTTGGTATTTGCCGGTGCACAGAAAAACCTGGCTCCGGCCGGTCTGACAATCGTTGTGGTGCGGGACGATTTGATTGGCCATGCACAGGAAATGACGCCAACCATGATGAACTACAAAACACATACAGACCACGGCAGTATGTTTAACACCCCGCCGTGCTGGACAATTTATATTTGTATGCTGGTACTTGAATGGATTCAGAATACAATTGGTGGTCTGGAAGAAATGGGAAAGCGAAACCACAAGAAGGCGGACTTGTTGTATAGTTTCCTGGACAACAGCAAGCTGTTCCATGGCACCGTTGTGCCGGAGGACCGCTCCCTGATGAATGTGCCGTTTGTCACGGACAGCGATGAACTGAACAAAAAGTTTATCAAAAAAGCCGAGGATGAAGGCATGGTGAACCTGAAAGGCCACCGCACCGTCGGTGGTATGCGTGCTTCTATTTACAACGCTATGCCTTACGAGGGCGTAGAGAAGCTGGTCAGTTTCATGGAGAAATTTGAGAAAGAAAACCGCTGA
- a CDS encoding VOC family protein, translated as MFDLQGFRQGLFAYQKRGEAHTYGNSCLPSFSIPNLDTLRCKCAGKKVTFPITQIGENWVVKFLDSEGNTLEMTAPK; from the coding sequence GTGTTTGACCTGCAAGGCTTTCGGCAGGGCTTGTTTGCGTATCAAAAGAGGGGAGAAGCGCATACCTATGGAAACAGCTGCCTGCCCAGTTTTTCCATACCGAACCTTGACACGCTTAGGTGCAAATGTGCCGGAAAGAAAGTGACTTTTCCGATTACCCAAATCGGTGAAAATTGGGTTGTGAAATTTTTGGACAGCGAAGGAAATACGCTCGAAATGACAGCGCCAAAATAA
- a CDS encoding NAD(P)-dependent malic enzyme, with product MDIKEEAMQMHRKWAGKLEVHSRVPVKNSHDLSLAYTPGVAQPCLAIQKDPSLSYTLTRRWNTVAVITDGTAILGLGDIGPEAGMPVMEGKCVLFKEFADIDAVPICLKTKDVDELVRTIYLLSGSFGGINLEDISAPRCFTVEKRLKEMCDIPVFHDDQHGTAIIVGAALMNALKVTGRKIQDVHCVINGAGSAGIAIAKHLMRLGLKNLILCDRFGILCEGMEGLNPAHEEMGHLTNQEHKQGSLADALQGADVFIGVSAPGILKPEMIHSMAKDPIVFPMANPVPEIMPEEALKAGAAVVGTGRSDFPNQINNVLAFPGIFRGALDVRANDINDEMQTAASYALAGILAEKELSAQCILPKAFDPRVVPAVAKAVAQAACDSGAARCPESLSAK from the coding sequence ATGGACATTAAAGAAGAAGCCATGCAGATGCACCGCAAATGGGCGGGAAAGCTGGAGGTCCACTCCCGTGTGCCGGTGAAAAACAGCCATGACCTTTCGCTGGCCTATACCCCCGGCGTTGCACAGCCATGCCTTGCCATCCAGAAGGACCCATCTTTAAGCTACACCCTGACGCGCCGGTGGAACACCGTGGCAGTTATCACGGACGGCACGGCAATTCTGGGGCTGGGCGACATTGGGCCGGAAGCCGGTATGCCGGTTATGGAAGGCAAATGCGTGCTCTTTAAGGAATTCGCGGATATTGATGCGGTCCCTATCTGCCTGAAAACAAAAGATGTAGATGAACTGGTGCGCACGATTTATCTGCTGTCCGGTTCCTTCGGCGGCATCAATCTGGAGGACATTTCCGCACCGCGCTGCTTTACAGTGGAAAAACGGCTGAAAGAGATGTGCGATATTCCGGTTTTTCACGATGACCAGCACGGCACAGCGATTATTGTCGGTGCCGCACTGATGAACGCCTTGAAGGTGACCGGCCGCAAAATACAGGACGTACACTGTGTCATCAATGGCGCGGGCAGTGCGGGTATCGCTATTGCGAAGCACCTGATGCGTCTGGGTCTAAAAAACCTGATTTTATGCGACCGCTTTGGTATTTTGTGCGAAGGAATGGAGGGCCTGAATCCTGCCCACGAGGAAATGGGCCATTTGACCAATCAGGAACATAAACAGGGGAGTTTGGCAGACGCTTTGCAGGGCGCGGATGTTTTTATCGGTGTTTCTGCACCGGGCATTTTGAAGCCGGAAATGATTCACAGCATGGCGAAGGACCCCATTGTGTTTCCTATGGCCAATCCAGTACCGGAAATTATGCCGGAAGAAGCATTGAAGGCCGGTGCGGCTGTGGTAGGAACCGGCCGCTCTGATTTTCCAAACCAGATTAACAATGTGCTGGCATTCCCCGGCATTTTTCGCGGTGCGCTGGATGTGCGGGCAAATGACATTAACGATGAGATGCAGACGGCGGCTTCCTATGCGCTGGCGGGTATCTTGGCGGAAAAAGAACTGTCGGCGCAGTGCATTTTGCCGAAAGCCTTTGACCCGCGGGTTGTGCCGGCAGTGGCAAAAGCAGTAGCACAGGCTGCCTGTGACAGCGGCGCTGCCCGCTGTCCAGAGAGCCTTTCTGCAAAATGA
- a CDS encoding DUF1292 domain-containing protein: MSNEFGPDLFTLVDEEGHEHEFEVLDVIDNDDGTFYALLPTFENAQDKVNDEGTYYIFQSYDHDGEQELAEVEDDALLNSLAAQFEEHFADLYPDDGAAFEDEKD; the protein is encoded by the coding sequence ATGAGCAACGAATTTGGCCCCGACCTGTTCACACTGGTCGATGAAGAAGGACACGAGCATGAATTCGAGGTCCTGGATGTCATTGACAACGACGACGGCACGTTTTATGCGCTGCTGCCTACCTTTGAAAATGCCCAGGACAAGGTAAACGACGAGGGAACTTACTACATCTTTCAAAGTTACGACCATGACGGTGAGCAGGAGCTGGCCGAAGTGGAAGATGATGCTCTGCTCAACAGTCTGGCTGCACAGTTTGAAGAACACTTTGCAGATTTATACCCCGATGACGGGGCAGCTTTTGAGGATGAAAAAGACTAA
- a CDS encoding DUF1667 domain-containing protein, giving the protein MDTKHLTCIGCPLGCQITVAMAGGKVTSVTGNTCPRGDAYARKEVTNPTRIVTSSVRVSGSRTGAVTVSCKTRTDVPKSKIFNCVHDLVGISVPAPVKIGDVVKVNVAGTGVDMIATKNVE; this is encoded by the coding sequence ATGGATACAAAACATCTTACATGTATTGGCTGCCCACTTGGCTGCCAGATAACTGTTGCCATGGCGGGCGGCAAAGTGACCTCTGTCACTGGAAATACCTGCCCACGCGGTGACGCGTATGCCCGCAAAGAAGTGACCAATCCGACACGCATTGTCACCAGTTCTGTACGTGTGTCCGGCAGCAGAACTGGTGCCGTGACGGTTTCCTGCAAAACACGCACAGATGTCCCCAAAAGTAAAATTTTCAATTGTGTACATGACTTGGTTGGCATTTCTGTTCCAGCACCAGTCAAAATTGGTGATGTGGTTAAAGTAAATGTGGCTGGCACGGGTGTTGACATGATTGCCACGAAGAACGTAGAATAA
- a CDS encoding NAD(P)/FAD-dependent oxidoreductase: MENYDIIIIGGGPAGLAAAVSAHDAGAENILILERDNRLGGILNQCIHNGFGLHTFKEELTGPEYAQRFIDQVKERKIPYKLNTMVMDISKDKVVTAMNRTDGLFQIKAKAVILTMGCRERPRGALNIPGFRPAGIYTAGTAQRLVNIEGYMPGRRVVILGSGDIGLIMARRMTLEGAKVLVVAELMPFSGGLKRNIVQCLDDFHIPLKLSHTVIDVEGKERLTGLTIAAVDENRRPIPGTEERYDCDTLLLSCGLIPENELSRGMGVELNRITNGPKVNESLETSIPGVFAAGNVLHVHDLVDYVSEEAGAAGRAAAAYVAADGNESGRREIPIHVAGGPRYTVPCTIDPKYAGNKETVRFRVGSVMKNHFVNVYLDGERVIHRKRPVMAPGEMEEVVLTRSMFDAHPDLSDISIKVEEA; encoded by the coding sequence ATGGAAAATTATGATATTATCATTATTGGCGGCGGTCCGGCCGGATTGGCGGCGGCCGTGTCTGCCCACGATGCCGGTGCGGAAAACATTTTGATTCTGGAAAGGGACAACCGTCTGGGTGGTATTCTTAACCAGTGTATTCATAACGGCTTTGGCCTTCATACATTTAAAGAAGAATTGACCGGACCGGAATATGCACAGCGCTTTATCGACCAAGTGAAAGAAAGAAAAATTCCGTACAAGCTGAATACCATGGTTATGGATATTTCCAAAGATAAGGTTGTTACGGCAATGAATCGTACCGACGGCCTCTTTCAGATAAAGGCGAAAGCGGTTATTCTGACCATGGGCTGCCGTGAACGTCCGCGCGGTGCCCTGAATATTCCGGGATTTCGTCCGGCGGGCATTTACACAGCCGGTACGGCACAGCGGCTGGTTAATATCGAAGGTTATATGCCGGGACGCCGTGTCGTTATTCTCGGCTCCGGAGATATTGGCCTGATTATGGCACGCCGTATGACGCTGGAAGGGGCAAAGGTCTTGGTCGTGGCGGAGCTGATGCCGTTCTCCGGCGGCCTGAAACGCAATATTGTGCAGTGCCTGGATGACTTCCATATTCCGTTGAAACTAAGCCATACAGTCATTGACGTTGAGGGCAAGGAAAGACTGACAGGCCTGACCATTGCAGCAGTAGATGAAAACAGACGGCCGATTCCGGGAACCGAAGAGCGCTACGATTGTGATACCCTTCTTCTTTCCTGTGGCCTAATTCCCGAAAATGAGCTTTCCAGGGGAATGGGTGTGGAACTGAACCGCATTACCAACGGGCCTAAAGTCAATGAAAGCCTTGAAACTTCCATTCCGGGCGTATTTGCGGCTGGCAATGTCCTGCATGTACATGACCTTGTCGACTATGTCAGCGAAGAAGCGGGTGCCGCCGGCCGTGCGGCGGCTGCGTATGTTGCTGCAGATGGAAACGAAAGCGGACGCAGAGAAATTCCGATCCACGTTGCGGGCGGTCCCCGCTACACGGTTCCATGCACGATTGACCCGAAATATGCGGGTAATAAAGAAACCGTTCGCTTCCGTGTAGGCAGCGTTATGAAGAATCACTTTGTCAATGTCTACCTTGACGGCGAACGTGTGATTCACCGCAAACGTCCTGTCATGGCACCTGGCGAGATGGAAGAAGTCGTTCTTACACGCAGTATGTTTGACGCACATCCGGACCTTTCTGATATCAGCATCAAAGTAGAGGAGGCATAA
- a CDS encoding NAD(P)/FAD-dependent oxidoreductase, which translates to MRFGTREQNCPFFIKKYRKTIKRSDSTMYDIIIIGAGVTGCSVARYLSRYQAKVCVVERADDVCCGTSKANSAIVHAGYDAAHGSLMAKMNVKGSQMMPALAKELDFPFQQNGSLVVCMHEDDMLYLKELYENGIKNGVKGLEIVGKERMRELEPNVSDDAVAALWAPTAGIVCPFTLTIALAENANTNGVDFKFNTEVTAVVRNGDHWTVQTNQGALDTNYVVNAAGLYADVFHNMVSAKKIHITPRRGDYFILDHATDGFVKHTVFQLPGKYGKGVLVAPTVHGNTIVGPTAVDIEDKEGTNTTLAGLDEVTAKADIAIQNIPLRQTITSFAGLRAHEDHHEFIIGEAEDAPHFIDCAGIESPGLSSSPAIGMTVADLLRDKMHLQPNPKFNGVRKGIIDPKTLSLQERAELIQKDPAYGQIVCRCESVTEGQILDAIHRPLGAKSIDGVKFRTRAGMGRCQAGFCTPRVIEILARELGVGQNEITKNGGASKLIVGNTKDRA; encoded by the coding sequence ATGCGTTTTGGGACAAGGGAACAGAACTGCCCGTTTTTTATCAAAAAATACAGAAAAACAATAAAAAGGAGTGACAGCACCATGTATGATATTATCATTATTGGAGCCGGTGTCACAGGATGTTCCGTTGCGCGGTATCTTTCCAGATACCAGGCAAAAGTGTGTGTGGTAGAGCGGGCGGATGATGTCTGCTGTGGGACCTCAAAGGCCAACAGTGCCATTGTTCATGCTGGCTATGACGCTGCACACGGCAGCCTGATGGCGAAAATGAATGTAAAGGGAAGCCAGATGATGCCCGCACTGGCAAAAGAACTGGATTTTCCGTTTCAGCAGAATGGCAGTCTTGTGGTTTGTATGCATGAAGACGATATGCTGTATTTAAAAGAGCTGTATGAGAACGGCATTAAAAACGGCGTTAAAGGTTTGGAAATCGTAGGGAAAGAGCGTATGCGGGAACTGGAACCAAATGTAAGCGATGACGCGGTGGCGGCCTTGTGGGCACCGACCGCCGGTATTGTGTGTCCGTTCACCCTTACGATTGCGCTCGCTGAAAATGCAAATACAAATGGTGTGGACTTCAAGTTTAATACAGAAGTGACGGCGGTCGTCAGAAACGGCGACCACTGGACAGTACAGACAAATCAGGGTGCGCTGGACACAAACTATGTTGTCAATGCAGCAGGACTTTACGCCGATGTTTTTCACAACATGGTATCCGCGAAAAAAATTCACATTACACCCCGCCGCGGAGATTATTTTATTCTTGACCATGCGACGGACGGTTTTGTAAAGCATACTGTGTTTCAGCTTCCCGGAAAATACGGAAAAGGTGTTTTGGTTGCGCCCACTGTCCACGGAAATACAATCGTTGGACCAACCGCAGTTGACATTGAAGATAAAGAAGGAACGAACACAACCCTTGCTGGACTGGATGAAGTGACGGCCAAGGCAGACATTGCCATTCAAAACATTCCGCTCCGTCAGACCATTACCAGCTTTGCCGGACTGCGTGCACACGAGGACCACCACGAGTTTATTATCGGCGAGGCAGAGGACGCACCACATTTCATTGACTGTGCGGGCATTGAGTCACCGGGGCTTTCTTCCTCACCAGCTATTGGCATGACCGTAGCGGACCTTCTGCGGGACAAAATGCACCTGCAGCCGAACCCGAAGTTCAATGGAGTTCGCAAAGGTATTATAGACCCGAAAACGCTTTCCCTTCAGGAGCGGGCAGAGCTCATTCAAAAAGATCCAGCTTACGGTCAGATTGTCTGCCGCTGTGAAAGTGTTACAGAAGGGCAGATACTGGATGCCATTCACCGTCCGCTTGGAGCAAAAAGCATTGATGGTGTTAAATTCCGTACCCGTGCAGGCATGGGACGCTGTCAGGCAGGTTTCTGTACACCGCGTGTGATTGAAATTCTTGCCCGTGAACTGGGCGTTGGACAGAATGAAATCACGAAAAACGGCGGCGCCTCCAAACTAATTGTCGGCAATACAAAAGACAGGGCATAG
- a CDS encoding MIP/aquaporin family protein encodes MLAYISEFVGTCILIILGDGVVANVTLNKSGMKGAGSIQITLGWGLAVMLPGICFGAASGASFNPALTLALAVNGTFRWDLVLGYIIAQIAGALLGGIIVYLLFKDQFDATDSPATKLGVFSTAPAIEDIPRNIFSEFVGTFVLVFIILGLGQVPQLNAGVGKILVNAIIVSIGMSLGGLTGYAINPARDLGPRIAHAILPIKGKGSSNWKYGLIVPILGPILGALAAVGVYKLIPWAATVTLAP; translated from the coding sequence ATGTTAGCATACATAAGTGAATTTGTTGGTACGTGTATCCTGATTATTCTGGGCGACGGCGTTGTTGCAAACGTTACTCTGAATAAGTCAGGAATGAAGGGAGCCGGTTCTATTCAAATAACGCTTGGCTGGGGCCTTGCCGTTATGCTGCCGGGTATTTGTTTCGGCGCTGCATCAGGAGCCAGCTTTAACCCGGCCCTGACGCTTGCACTGGCGGTCAACGGAACTTTCCGCTGGGACCTTGTGCTGGGATATATCATTGCGCAGATTGCTGGTGCTTTGCTTGGCGGCATCATTGTATATCTGCTCTTCAAGGACCAGTTTGATGCGACGGACAGCCCGGCCACAAAGCTCGGCGTGTTCTCGACCGCCCCTGCGATTGAAGACATTCCGCGCAATATCTTCTCAGAATTTGTCGGTACCTTTGTCCTTGTCTTTATCATCCTTGGTTTGGGACAGGTTCCGCAGCTGAATGCAGGCGTTGGCAAAATCCTCGTTAACGCCATCATCGTTTCCATCGGCATGAGCCTTGGCGGGCTGACCGGATATGCGATTAACCCGGCTCGTGACCTTGGTCCCCGGATTGCACATGCAATTCTGCCGATTAAGGGCAAGGGCAGCAGCAATTGGAAATATGGACTGATTGTTCCGATTCTTGGGCCAATCCTCGGTGCACTTGCAGCTGTTGGTGTTTATAAACTGATTCCGTGGGCAGCTACCGTAACGCTCGCTCCATAA
- the glpK gene encoding glycerol kinase GlpK, producing MGKYIMALDAGTTSNRCILFNEKGEICSVAQKEFTQYFPKPGWVEHDADEIWATQLSVAVEAMQKIGATASDIAAIGIANQRETTIVWDKNTGEPVYHAIVWQCRRTSEYADSLKAKGLTEAFRAKTGLVIDAYFSATKLHWILENVPGVRERAEKGDLYFGTVDSWLMWKLSGRKIHATDYSNASRTMLFNINTLQWDKDILEELDIPGSMLPTPMPSSGLFGYSDPQFLGAAIPITGVAGDQQAALFGQTCFEPGEAKNTYGTGCFMLMNTGEKPVFSKNGLVTTVAWGLDGKVNYALEGSIFVAGAAIQWLRDQLKIIDTSPDSEYMATRVKDTNGCYVVPAFTGLGAPHWDQYARGTIVGLTRGCNKYHIIRATLDSLCYQVNDVLQAMRADSGIDLTSLKVDGGACANNYLMQTQADIINAPVMRPTCIETTAMGAAYLAGLAVKYWGSTKDIQNNWAIDRTFQPEITDDKRAAMIKGWNKAVKYSFGWAKDE from the coding sequence ATGGGAAAGTATATCATGGCTTTGGATGCTGGGACGACGTCCAACCGCTGCATTCTTTTTAATGAAAAGGGAGAGATATGCAGTGTAGCACAGAAGGAATTCACGCAGTATTTTCCGAAACCGGGCTGGGTGGAACATGACGCAGACGAGATTTGGGCGACACAGCTCAGCGTTGCCGTTGAGGCAATGCAGAAGATTGGTGCAACTGCTTCTGACATTGCAGCAATCGGGATTGCAAACCAGCGTGAAACAACCATCGTCTGGGACAAGAACACGGGTGAGCCGGTCTATCATGCCATTGTGTGGCAGTGCCGCCGTACCAGCGAGTATGCGGATTCTTTGAAGGCAAAAGGATTGACAGAAGCTTTCCGTGCCAAAACGGGACTGGTCATTGATGCCTACTTCTCCGCAACAAAACTTCACTGGATTTTGGAAAATGTGCCAGGTGTACGCGAGCGCGCGGAAAAAGGTGACCTGTATTTTGGCACCGTCGACAGCTGGCTAATGTGGAAGCTTTCGGGCAGAAAAATTCATGCAACCGACTATTCCAACGCCTCTCGCACAATGCTTTTCAATATCAATACCCTGCAGTGGGACAAGGATATTCTTGAGGAGCTGGATATTCCGGGAAGTATGCTGCCAACACCGATGCCGTCCAGCGGACTCTTTGGCTATTCGGACCCGCAGTTCCTCGGTGCAGCTATTCCGATTACCGGTGTTGCCGGTGACCAGCAGGCAGCTTTGTTCGGGCAGACCTGTTTCGAGCCGGGCGAAGCGAAAAATACATACGGCACAGGCTGCTTTATGCTGATGAACACAGGCGAAAAACCGGTGTTTTCCAAAAACGGTCTGGTAACCACCGTGGCATGGGGGCTGGACGGAAAAGTAAACTATGCACTGGAGGGTTCCATCTTTGTCGCGGGCGCGGCGATTCAGTGGCTGCGAGACCAGCTGAAAATAATTGATACTTCACCGGATTCCGAATATATGGCAACACGCGTCAAAGATACAAACGGGTGCTATGTGGTGCCGGCCTTTACAGGACTTGGTGCACCGCATTGGGACCAATACGCGCGCGGCACTATCGTCGGGCTGACCAGAGGCTGCAATAAATATCATATTATCCGCGCTACATTGGACAGCCTTTGCTATCAGGTAAACGATGTACTGCAGGCCATGCGTGCTGATTCCGGAATTGACCTTACCAGCCTGAAAGTGGACGGCGGCGCCTGCGCCAACAACTACCTGATGCAGACACAGGCTGACATTATCAACGCACCGGTTATGCGGCCTACCTGTATTGAAACGACCGCAATGGGTGCTGCTTATCTGGCAGGACTTGCTGTAAAGTATTGGGGCAGCACAAAGGATATCCAGAATAACTGGGCAATCGACCGCACCTTCCAGCCGGAAATTACGGACGACAAACGCGCAGCCATGATTAAAGGCTGGAACAAAGCTGTGAAGTACTCGTTCGGCTGGGCAAAGGATGAATAA
- a CDS encoding TetR family transcriptional regulator — protein sequence MRCMTKERIVETLRDLMKERPLNKITVQNIMDRANMKRQSFYYHFQDIYDVLDWEINTNLIAPLSGPENADCEIWLYHMMVLIDSNRVFYRKTLVEVGRTLTMQKWLPVFSDKLLTLYPDKLQRVEELSDNDRFALEFFARAAINNLMDSLIDRKTFDYKTGRERIHILCSILQGRRMFEQNPIVCFPYCTTTA from the coding sequence ATGCGCTGTATGACAAAAGAGCGGATTGTAGAAACGCTTCGGGACCTAATGAAGGAAAGGCCACTCAACAAAATTACGGTTCAGAACATAATGGACCGGGCCAACATGAAGCGCCAAAGCTTTTATTATCATTTTCAGGACATTTATGATGTGCTGGATTGGGAAATAAACACAAACTTGATTGCGCCGCTGTCAGGTCCCGAAAACGCGGACTGTGAAATATGGCTGTATCATATGATGGTTCTTATCGACAGCAATCGTGTGTTTTACAGAAAAACGCTGGTGGAGGTCGGCCGGACGCTGACTATGCAGAAATGGCTTCCCGTTTTTTCAGATAAACTGCTGACGCTGTACCCGGACAAACTGCAGCGGGTGGAAGAACTTTCAGACAATGACAGGTTTGCACTTGAGTTTTTTGCACGGGCAGCCATTAACAATTTGATGGATTCGCTGATAGACCGTAAAACGTTTGACTACAAAACCGGCCGAGAAAGAATTCATATCCTCTGCAGTATCCTGCAGGGCCGCAGAATGTTTGAACAAAATCCCATTGTATGTTTCCCGTACTGCACAACCACGGCATAA
- a CDS encoding glycerol-3-phosphate responsive antiterminator, producing MEQKFYDAVRQNPVIAAVKNNEGLEECLKHEEIKVVFILYGDICNIPRIVDKIVSARKIAMVHVDLIGGLSAKEIAVDYIHRNTKADGIISTRKNLIQRAKELHMYTVFRIFVIDSMALAETRNVSDIRPDFLEILPGVMPDIIRDIRCMTNVPLLTGGLIRKKQDVINALQAGAMAISATNEKVWDM from the coding sequence ATGGAACAAAAATTCTATGATGCCGTTCGACAGAATCCGGTCATAGCGGCAGTCAAAAACAACGAGGGACTGGAGGAATGCCTTAAGCACGAAGAAATAAAGGTTGTCTTTATTTTATATGGAGACATCTGCAATATTCCCCGAATTGTTGACAAAATCGTGTCTGCCAGAAAAATTGCGATGGTGCATGTGGACCTGATTGGAGGCCTTTCCGCCAAAGAAATAGCGGTTGACTATATTCATAGGAATACCAAAGCGGACGGCATTATTTCGACCCGCAAAAACTTAATTCAGCGGGCAAAGGAACTGCACATGTACACGGTCTTTCGTATTTTTGTCATTGATTCTATGGCCCTTGCGGAAACGAGAAATGTGTCGGATATCCGTCCTGATTTTTTGGAAATTCTGCCGGGCGTCATGCCGGACATCATTCGGGATATTCGCTGCATGACCAACGTGCCGCTGCTTACCGGCGGTTTGATTCGGAAAAAGCAGGACGTTATCAATGCCCTGCAGGCCGGCGCGATGGCCATTTCAGCGACAAACGAAAAAGTGTGGGATATGTAA